The following nucleotide sequence is from Streptomyces leeuwenhoekii.
GGCGCGGACCGGGCAGACGGCCGCGGCCTTCTCGGCCTTGTCGAGCAGTGCGTCGGCCGGCGCGGCCTCGTGCACGAGGTGGTCCTCGTCGTCGAAGGAGAAGATCTCCGGCGCCGCGAAGACACACTGTCCGTGGCTCTCGCAGAGGTTCATGTCCACGGTGATCTGCATGGTCGCTCCATAGGGGTCCGGTGGTGGTCG
It contains:
- a CDS encoding ferredoxin, which produces MQITVDMNLCESHGQCVFAAPEIFSFDDEDHLVHEAAPADALLDKAEKAAAVCPVRAITVLPAAS